A genome region from Halichondria panicea chromosome 15, odHalPani1.1, whole genome shotgun sequence includes the following:
- the LOC135349286 gene encoding E3 ubiquitin-protein ligase HECTD1-like, whose protein sequence is MAEVDPDTLLEWLALGSGDDRDIQLLALEQLCMLLLMSDNVDKCFEACPPRAFIPGLCKIFMDDEAPDSILEVTARALTYYLDVSADCTRRITAVDGALKAIITRMQVSDMANRSSKDLAEQCVKVLELACSRESDKVFDAGGLPAIMTLLIQNTQYLHRDTMRSCMNVVTRLVPRMEPKDPALDSCVTSLSTLLQNTDPQISDPAMKCFVALADRFIRKGKDPAPIASKGLIDELIQRLKLVGQSVSANQGAASPEKPSGHSVSTIVNLLSTLCRGSATITKFLLRSNLPDALESALRGDERSALEMMRLTELLLVLIMDGRKTLPKSFQSVLSAAKRMDSFPGDRSHRHIIEAVRNGNNEEFFEAMESGFDVNFIDDVGQTILNWASAFGTYEMVEYLLEHGADVNRGLKSSSLHYAACFGRPNIVKLLLQYGADPDLRDEDCHTPLEKAQEREDEWHRQVIEILESPSEYMLRDVSDTDDSFSGDEEDTTASARTPTIEPGDQSHSLIAPPATGTISTETKEAVKVESEESEVAEDDKGDPEMAPLYLKRLLPVFAELFHSSLAPPLRKEALRMLRKMCRYISAECLCELCVEAVSKETGPTPQPPFPAQISEVLSVALDSEDDVDSQLTALHIVNDLLAKSGPAFDEQFVRLGIPTKILHLAKDASSDDDTDASPVEAVKSEFDIGEAAKNEIDIGEAAKNEIEVNKAVKDESEVLVVPLEGSSVDREDDQVDCDDAPDLTTHTTEDCDDAPDLTTHTAYHWREWFVIKSRDCLYLWNEYTAIELSKVSNGWFRFLVDDKLATMYSSGTTEGGPDAFENRVEFLEKMQRVCGQVTPVGGVVLPILSSPSPLKMVVGNWSLVCQNEGEMTIHNSDGTRQATVLSEGTSGFVFESNRGVRASVIPEHPLGSQFKFSWMGQKTKKIKTKAEQAVERVGKMALELQGRYFSVTQESTRKIAAELRGILGQVEEACSAHDTGLPSIGSGWREGLETALTALALLLRDEKTISAYEVHLSGLVPVLSHCLKGGVASDDSKVATRVELFKRAFAESAQQMPADLDASTASNSVALPSVGLIRKLISVLEAVEKLSVHTYEPPGQVLNLQMLHRRFKLSLERGAGAGSLVDCSGKALKIEPLVSIDGLESFLNGIVAKQWYDFERKSFHFVKVARELKSPLNFRRVSDFDENGILYWIGTDARTTEWVNVAAKGLVVVSSSEGRILPYGNLHDIVSRDDNPRNCHTKDDRNSWFALDLGLWVWPTAYTLRHSRGYGSRAALRNWVFQVSKDGHDWLTLHSHSDDTTLGEPGSVGTWTLTPPDDPIGWRHLRLKISGPNASGQTHYLSVSGLELYGEIRGLADEDLGKAAQEVEAAVKKQRKHIRRTVMKNLMLGARVVRGVDWKWRDQDGSPSGVGTITGELRNGWIEVQWDHGGANSYRMGAEGKFDLQLSNDEPQPTPPPNTSGEGSESETPNTSSRPSSSRGVSLAASLLRDLGVGGEAERLRAELEKLEEAEVLEYTEEEDDEMMMERWDTLEEEVVRHGLEEDYVLKQAFNALVPAFDPRPGRTNVPQIQDFEVPPPGTEGHTPLPPDHAPPISPRGVRLSLTLKHGNTEVLLEDGTKSMFYYVQLLNSQLPKPERIKRLWDPTFTLVYQDSCSFTGQGWSQSYVARHIGSDRLPKSQLIQYLQKKAKAGWLKKWKLVGNARNIKKNKNCQQLIVAYKDFCSSDGNCVSGDVTVVGEVDELTAVRDVLSLLHTLHTFTTLTEEAAFECPPDEFHSKKLLNKLVQQIHEPLVLASCSLPEWCNTLTVNYPLLFPFEVREVFFNCTAFGSSRSIIWLQKRRDEIMERLRGSSHSRNEDHHELMIGRLRQDRVRIPRGGEMLPWAHVVFMAHCERKSILEIEFVDEEGTGLGPSLEFYALVAAELQQRSLGMWLCDDQTPDNQAREVDIGHGYKPPGYYVQHSYGLFPGPWPQDSPQLTNVCRHFELLGMFIAKCIQDGRRIDLPLSRPFYKLLCTPGPHHTHTDHTPQDHEEETTSPCNESDNQTSNISEGQAGPTGRSNRPLTPHPLNSDMEGGKVAEFLFCDEIPKDSCKSDVLTLELHGETDGSGSDTQWQSAGSDTSWLTGILDRGDLGEINPFRGKFLSQLDEALAERGRIEGREELSPREREQLLSQVRVGGGENIPGALFEDLCLTFVFDPSSEVFSFSSHPLKSGGVTIDLTVANVEEYVSLVEKFCLETGITRQMEAFKAGFDRVFSMERLQTFSPYELQLLLCGEQAPSWTRDDLINYTEPKYGFTKESPGYLRLVNVLMDMTADERKAFVQFVTGCGSLPPGGLANLHPHLTVVRKEASTDHVYPSVNTCVHYLKLPEYPSEEVLKQRLLDATQEKGFHLN, encoded by the exons ATGGCGGAGGTGGACCCTGACACTCTACTGGAGTGGTTGGCCTTGGGCTCTGGTGATGATAGAGACATTCAACTACTGGCATTGGAGCAGCTCTGCATGTTACTACTCATGTCTGACAATGTTGACAAGTGCTTTGAAGC gtgcccACCACGAGCCTTTATTCCCGGCCTATGCAAGATCTTCATGGACGACGAAGCCCCTGACAGTATACTGGAAGTGACTGCTCGAGCTCTCACTTATTACCTTGATGTGTCTGCTGACTGTACTCGTCGTATCACAGCTGTAGACGGTGCCCTCAAGGCTATCATCACAAGAATGCAGGTGTCAGATATGGCTAATAGATCCAGTAAAGACTTGGCTGAGCAGTGTGTGAAG GTACTGGAGTTGGCCTGCTCTCGAGAATCAGACAAAGTGTTTGATGCTGGGGGACTGCCTGCTATCATGACTCTACTCATTCAAAACACTCAGTACCTCCACAGAGACACGATGCGCTCATGCATGAATGTGGTTACTCGTCTGGTGCCTCGTATGGAACCCAAGGACCCGGCCCTCGATTCTTGCGTGACTTCTCTCTCCACGCTCCTCCAGAACACAGACCCCCAGATATCAGACCCAGCCATGAAGTGCTTCGTGGCTCTGGCTGACAGATTCATCAGGAAGGGGAAG GATCCTGCTCCAATAGCTAGCAAGGGTTTGATCGATGAGCTCATTCAGCGCTTGAAGCTGGTTGGTCAGTCAGTGTCGGCCAATCAGGGCGCAGCATCTCCTGAGAAACCCTCTGGCCATTCTGTGTCCACCATTGTGAATCTCCTCTCTACGCTATGCAGGGGGTCTGCCACCATCaccaag TTCCTGCTTCGCTCCAACCTCCCTGATGCCCTGGAGAGTGCCTTGAGGGGAGATGAAAG GTCTGCCCTGGAGATGATGAGACTCACAGAGCTGCTACTAGTTCTCATAATGGACGGACGTAAGACGCTACCCAAGAGCTTCCAGTCCGTGCTGAGTGCTGCCAAGAGGATGGACAGTTTCCCTGGAGACCGCTCACACAGACACATAATCGAGGCAGTACGTAATGGCAATAACGAGGAATTCTTCGAAGCTATGGAGTCCGGATTTGATGTAAACTTCATCGACGATGTTGGACAGACCATTTTAAACTGGGCCTCTGCGTTTGGCACATACGAGATGGTTGAGTATCTGTTAGAGCATGGTGCCGACGTGAACAGAGGCCTCAAGTCATCATCACTCCATTACGCTGCTTGCTTTGGACGTCCGAATATTGTGAAGCTGTTGCTGCAGTATGGAGCGGATCCTGACCTCCGAGATGAGGATTGCCACACCCCTCTAGAGAAGGCTCAGGAGAGGGAGGATGAGTGGCACAGACAAGTCATCGAGATACTGGAGAGCccaa GTGAATACATGTTGCGTGATGTGTCAGACACTGATGACTCATTCTCTGGGGATGAAGAAGACACTACAGCCTCCGCTAGAACGCCCACCATCGAACCAGGCGACCAATCGCATTCACTCATTGCCCCACCCGCAACTGGTACCATCTCCACGGAGACCAAGGAGGCAGTAAAGGTTGAGAGTGAGGAGTCTGAGGTGGCCGAGGATGATAAGGGTGATCCTGAGATGGCCCCCCTCTACCTCAAGAGACTCCTACCAGTGTTTGCTGAGCTATTCCACTCTAGtctagccccacccctcaG GAAGGAGGCTTTGCGTATGTTGCGTAAGATGTGCCGCTACATCAGTGCCGAGTGTCTGTGTGAGCTGTGTGTAGAGGCTGTCTCCAAGGAAACAGGCCCCACCCCCCAACCACCGTTCCCTGCTCAGATTAGCGAAGTGTTATCCGTAGCACTAGACAGTGAAGATGATGTAGACTCTCAACTGACAGCTCTGCATATTGTGAATGATTTACTGGCTAAGAGTGGGCCAGCTTTTGATGAGCAGTTTGTACGACTTGGTATACCCACCAAGATACTGCACCTGGCTAAAGACGCCAGCAGTGACGATGACACTGACGCCTCCCCAGTGGAGGCAGTAAAGAGCGAGTTTGATATTGGGGAGGCTGCAAAGAACGAGATTGATATTGGAGAAGCTGCAAAGAATGAAATAGAGGTGAACAAGGCTGTAAAGGACGAGAGTGAGGTTTTGGTGGTCCCCCTGGAGGGAAGCAGTGTGGACAGAGAAG ATGACCAGGTGGACTGTGATGACGCCCCCGACCTCACTACTCACACTACAGAGGACTGTGATGACGCCCCCGATCTCACCACTCACACGGCCTACCACTGGAGGGAGTGGTTCGTGATCAAGTCTCGCGATTGTCTCTATCTGTGGAATGAGTACACGGCCATTGAGTTGAGCAAAGTCAGTAATGGATGGTTCCGGTTCTTGGTGGACGACAAACTGGCCACCATGTACTCCAGTGGGACCACCGAGGGGGGCCCTGATGCATTTG AAAATCGAGTTGAATTTCTTGAGAAGATGCAGCGAGTGTGTGGTCAGGTGACCCCAGTGGGGGGCGTGGTCCTGCCAATCCTctccagcccctcccctctcaaGATGGTTGTGGGGAACTGGTCTCTGGTCTGTCAGAATGAGGGGGAGATGACAATACACAACTCTGACGGAACTAGA CAAGCCACTGTTCTGAGTGAGGGGACGTCGGGATTTGTGTTTGAGTCTAATCGTGGTGTACGTGCAAGCGTGATACCAGAGCACCCCCTGGGGTCACAGTTCAAGTTCAGCTGGATGGGCCAGAAGACGAAAAAGATAAAAACCAAAGCAGAGCAAGCGGTAGAGAGAGTGGGCAAGATGGCGCTGGAGCTGCAGGGACGCTACTTCTCTGTGACCCAGGAGAGTACGAGGAAGATAGCTGCCGAGTTGAGGGGCATTTTGGGGCAGGTGGAGGAGGCCTGTTCAGCTCATGACACG GGTTTACCGTCCATTGGTAGTGGCTGGCGTGAGGGACTGGAGACAGCACTCACAGCACTGGCTCTGTTACTAAGAGACGAGAAAACCATCTCTGCTTATGAGGTCCATCTTAGTGGCTTAGTACCTGTCTTATCACACTGTTTGAAAGGGGGCGTGGCCAGTGACGATAGCAAAGTGGCGACAAGAGTCGAGTTATTCAAGAGAgcttttgctgaatcagcacaGCAAATGCCTGCTGACCTGGACGCAAG CACGGCCAGCAACAGTGTGGCCCTCCCCTCAGTTGGTCTGATACGTAAGCTCATCTCAGTGCTGGAGGCAGTGGAGAAGCTCTCAGTCCACACGTATGAGCCGCCTGGACAAGTGCTCAATCTGCAGATGCTGCATCGTCGCTTCAAGCTCTCCTTGGAGAGGGGTGCGGGGGCAGGGTCTCTTGTAGACTGCTCAGGGAAGGCACTCAAGATTGAGCCGTTGGTCAGCATCGATGGCTTGGAGAGCTTCCTTAATGGAata GTTGCTAAGCAATGGTACGACTTCGAGAGAAAGTCCTTTCACTTTGTGAAGGTTGCACGAGAGCTCAAGTCTCCTTTGAACTTTAGACGAGTGTCTGATTTTGACGAGAATGGCATTCTGTACTGGATTGGCACTGATGCAAG gaccaCAGAGTGGGTGAACGTGGCAGCTAAAGGCCTAGTGGTGGTCAGTTCCTCCGAGGGGCGCATACTACCTTATGGTAATCTCCACGATATCGTATCACGTGACGACAACCCACGTAACTGTCACACTAAAGACGATCGAAACAGTTGGTTTGCTCTTGACCTCGgcttgtgggtgtggcctacAGCGTACACCTTACGCCACTCACGAGGGTACGGAAGTCGTGCTGCTCTCAGAAACTGGGTATTCCAGGTATCCAAGGACGGTCATGATTGGCTGACTCTGCACTCTCACAGCGACGACACCACCCTAGGGGAGCCCGG ctctgtggGTACTTGGACTTTGACCCCACCTGACGATCCCATTGGTTGGCGCCACCTACGACTCAAGATCAGTGGACCTAATGCCTCAGGGCAGACACACTACCTGTCTGTGTCAGGGCTTGAACTGTACGGGGAGATCAGAGGACTCGCTGATGAGGATTTAg GCAAGGCGGCTCAGGAAGTGGAGGCAGCTGTCAAGAAACAACGCAAGCACATTCGTCGCACTGTCATGAAGAACCTGATGCTGGGCGCTCGCGTGGTCCGTGGGGTGGACTGGAAGTGGAGGGACCAGGACGGGTCCCCCTCAGGCGTGGGTACGATCACTGGGGAGCTACGTAACGGCTGGATAGAGGTCCAATGGGATCACGGTGGAGCTAACTCGTACCGAATGGGAGCAGAGGGAAAGTTTGATCTGCAGCTATCTAATGATGAACCTCAGCCAACCCCGCCCCCCAACACATCGGGGGAGGGCAGTGAGAGTGAGACCCCCAATACTAGTAGCCGTCCCTCGTCCAGTAGGGGGGTCAGTCTGGCCGCCTCGTTGCTAAGAGACCTGGGGGTAGGCGGAGAGGCTGAGCGGTTGAGGGCAGAGCTGGAGAAGTTGGAGGAGGCGGAAGTGCTCGAGTATACGGAGGAAGAAGATGATGAGATGATGATGGAGCGCTGGGACACactg GAAGAGGAGGTGGTGCGCCACGGCCTGGAGGAGGACTATGTTCTCAAGCAAGCCTTCAATGCACTCGTACCGGCCTTTGACCCCAGACCTGGGCGTACCAACGTACCTCAGATACAGGACTTTGAGGTACCTCCCCCTGGCACTGAAGGCCACACCCCCTTGCCTCCTGACCACGCCCCTCCAATCAGCCCACGAGGAGTCAGGCTCTCACTCACACTcaag cacggGAACACTGAAGTGCTGTTGGAGGACGGAACAAAGAGCATGTTCTATTACGTGCAGTTGCTCAACTCACAGCTGCCTAAACCAGAGCGAATCAAGCGGCTCTGGGACCCGACCTTCACCCTCGTCTACCAGGACAGCTGCTCCTTCACAGGGCAAGGGTGGTCTCAGTCCTATGTGGCTAGACACATCGGTAGTGATCGTCTCCCCAAGAGCCAGCTCATTCAATACCTCCAGAAGAAGGCTAag GCTGGTTGGTTGAAGAAGTGGAAGCTGGTTGGCAACGCACGAAATATcaaaaagaacaagaactgCCAGCAACTCATCGTTGCTTACAAG GATTTTTGCAGCAGTGATGGTAACTGTGTGAGTGGGGATGTGACGGTTGTGGGGGAGGTGGACGAGCTGACAGCTGTCCGGGACGTCCTGTCTCtgctacacacactacacacctTCACAACTCTCACAG AAGAGGCAGCCTTTGAGTGCCCGCCGGACGAGTTTCACAGTAAGAAGCTATTGAACAAGTTGGTCCAGCAGATCCACGAGCCCCTGGTGCTGGCCAGCTGCTCTCTCCCGGAGTGGTGCAATACCCTCACTGTCAACTACCCGCTTCTCTTCCCCTTTGAGGTCAGGGAGGTCTTTTTCAACTGCACTGCCTTTGGGTCTTCAAG gtcAATCATATGGCTTCAGAAGAGGCGTGATGAGATTATGGAGCGTCTGCGAGGCTCCTCCCACTCTCGTAACGAGGATCACCACGAGCTCATGATTGGTCGACTGAGACAGGACAGAGTTCGTATTCCACGAGGTGGAGAG ATGCTGCCCTGGGCACACGTCGTGTTCATGGCTCACTGTGAGAGAAAGTCTATCCTCGAG attgagTTTGTGGATGAGGAAGGCACAGGTTTGGGGCCGTCTCTCGAGTTCTATGCTCTAGTGGCGGCTGAGTTGCAGCAACGCTCTCTGGGTATGTGGCTCTGTGACGATCAGACTCCCGACAATCAGGCCCGAGAG GTGGATATAGGGCACGGCTATAAGCCCCCAGGCTACTATGTGCAGCATTCGTACGGGCTGTTCCCGGGACCATGGCCGCAAGACAGTCCACAGCTGACCAATGTGTGTCGTCACTTTGAACTACTCGGAATGTTCATTGCCAAATGTATTCAAGATGGCCGCCGCATAGACCTTCCCTTGTCCCGGCCCTTCTACAAGCTTCTCTGTACGCCTGGTCCGCATCACACCCatactgaccacacccctcaaGATCACGAGGAAGAGACCACCTCCCCTTGCAACGAGAGTGACAACCAGACTAGCAATATCTCAGAAGGACAGGCCGGCCCTACAGGACGATCAAATCGACCTCTgaccccacacccactcaattCAGACATGGAAGGTGGGAAAGTGGCGGAATTTCTGTTCTGTGACGAGATACCCAAAGACAGCTGCAAGAGTGACGTGCTCACACTGGAGCTGCATGGAGAAACTGATGGGTCCGGTTCTGATACGCAATGGCAGTCTGCTGGTTCCGATACCTCATGGCTAACCGGGATATTGGATCGTGGTGATTTGGGTGAGATTAATCCATTCCGTGGCAAGTTTCTGAGTCAGCTTGACGAGGCGCTGGCTGAGAGAGGGAGGATTGAGGGACGGGAGGAGCTGTCTCCAAGGGAACGGGAGCAGCTACTGAGTCAAGTGAGAGTGGGAGGTGGCGAGAATATCCCGGGAGCTCTTTTTGAAGACTTGTG tttGACCTTTGTGTTTGACCCCTCATCGGAAGTGTTTTCCTTCTCGTCCCACCCTCTGAAGTCAGGAGGTGTCACCATA gatctTACCGTGGCCAATGTAGAGGAGTACGTTTCACTGGTGGAGAAGTTTTGCTTGGAGACTGGCATCACCAGACAAATGGAAGCATTCAAag CTGGTTTTGATCGAGTATTTTCCATGGAGCGGCTCCAAACCTTCTCTCCATATGAGCTCCAGCTGCTCCTGTGTGGAGAACAGGCCCCCTCCTGGACAAGGGACGATCTCATCAACTACACTGAGCCGAAGTATGGTTTCACCAAGGAGAG CCCTGGCTACCTGCGCCTCGTCAACGTGCTCATGGACATGACAGCTGACGAGAGAAAG GCTTTTGTTCAGTTTGTGACTGGGTGTGGCTCCCTCCCCCCGGGTGGGCTCGCTAATCTCCATCCTCATCTCACCGTGGTTCGTAAAGAGGCCTCTACTGATCATGTGTACCCCTCAGTCAACACGTGTGTGCACTACCTCAAGTTACCAGAGTATCCCTCGGAGGAGGTCCTCAAGCAGAGACTGCTCGATGCTACTCAAGAGAAAGGCTTCCATTTGAACTAG
- the LOC135349300 gene encoding dynein regulatory complex protein 1-like: MDTSSSVAMENEAPPEPSTSSDVKEERILARRKRIQAKIEADRRAALGEEPQKEVEDVVDPERERVSSKQTLMSNVRLEKLSTDGTQLVTNITVAGDSKEVSRRMEEDEARRARYDTLEAEVTAGAERFEEISKKWLKTKNMKIPQDLQSLLQAQKATCSAMIDEKDKLIQELQQELKSKDDQYVKHLKKQAEDVDLIIERMEDQAKTLSKAYRKELNAIEVSFATERQNLLDTHQAEWEKAVSERSGKEKDFLEAREKRIEENERQIQHLRVRNAEEFNRVKIKLETDIQILQQQIQQMKATFQLNSEKLEYNFQVLKKRDEENSITISQQKRRITRLQDTLNNLRGKLSKQEKSCKVELQALMEEYRKNTEQYRELQKKVKHFQVTDRRQFRDIWLMNEYKVQGLAKEVENADKIIHEQQLGLDWEPQPPVESPIHTHSVKADVQISGATLYASQILSDTESSDIVLPPTSAGPGIVCHSPRVIKLVLELLCAESGFLIESKLTRLLAPLEKEEQMLMKLDSIFDAIGIDTEKDIHHLASYFIQETDNANQEGAPLLIHPNEVPTAIRTYVEQRQGADKGSSMLRSKALMLGQTQDHSELLNGGFWEKMTQVLPESHERVWTALLEGLDRYHSVLQARSSLIGETDTLRLQNGELRMLLHQYMSARINQELEIPPTLTMPM; the protein is encoded by the exons atGGACACATCTTCAAGTGTAGCTATGGAGAATGAGGCGCCTCCCGAGCCCAGTACAAGCTCTGATGTGAAGGAGGAGCGAATACTAGCACGTAGGAAGCGAATCCAAGCCAAAATAGAGGCTGATCGGAGAGCTGCACTGGGAGAAGAGCCTCAAAAA GAGGTGGAGGATGTGGTGGATCCTGAGAGGGAGAGGGTCAGCTCTAAGCAAACACTCATGAGCAATGTACGACTGGAGAAGCTCTCTACTGATGGCACTCAACTGGTGACTAACATCACAGTGGCCGGGGACTCAAAGGAAGTTAGCCGGAGGATGGAGGAAGATGAAGCTCGGAGGGCTAG GTATGACACGCTGGAAGCAGAGGTGACTGCTGGGGCCGAACGATTCGAAGAGATCTCCAAGAAGTGGCTCAAAACGAAAAACATGAAGATACCTCAAGACCTTCAGAGTTTGCTCCAAGCTCAGAAAGCAACTTGCTCTGCCATGATTGACGAAAAAGATAAACTGATCCAAGAACTGCAACAAGAACTCAAATCAAAGGATGACCAATACGTTAAGCACCTCAAGAAACAAGCTGAAGATGTTGACCTCATTATAGAGAGGATGGAAGAtcaggccaaaacattgtcaAAGGCTTATCGTAAAGAACTGAATGCCATCGAGGTCTCCTTTGCAACTGAGCGGCAAAACTTGCTAGACACACACCAAGCCGAGTGGGAGAAAGCAGTCAGTGAGCGTAGTGGCAAGGAAAAAGATTTTCTGGAGGCACGAGAGAAACGAATTGAAGAAAATGAGCGGCAGATCCAACACTTGAGAGTACGAAATGCAGAGGAATTTAATCGTGTCAAGATCAAGCTTGAAACTGATATTCAAATCTTACAGCAACAGATCCAGCAAATGAAAGCAACCTTTCAACTAAACTCTGAGAAACTTGAATACAACTTCCAAGTATTGAAAAAGAGAGATGAGGAAAACTCTATCACTATCAGTCAACAGAAGAGGCGGATCACACGCCTGCAAGACACACTCAACAACTTGCGAGGGAAACTAAGCAAACAGGAAAAATCGTGCAAAGTTGAGCTTCAAGCGCTAATGGAGGAGTACCGTAAGAACACTGAGCAATATCGAGAACTGCAAAAGAAGGTGAAGCATTTCCAGGTGACTGATCGCCGCCAGTTTCGCGATATCTGGCTCATGAACGAATACAAAGTACAAGGTCTAGCAAAGGAGGTTGAGAATGCAGACAAAATCATCCACGAGCAACAGTTGGGTTTAGACTGGGAGCCACAGCCGCCAGTCGAGAGccccattcacacacacagtgtcaaAGCTGACGTACAAATCAGTGGAGCCACTCTCTATGCATCACAGATACTCTCAGACACTGAATCATCGGACATTGTGTTACCACCGACTTCTGCTGGGCCGGGAATTGTTTGCCACTCCCCACGAGTTATTAAACTAGTGCTAGAGCTACTCTGTGCAGAGTCTGGCTTCCTCATTGAGTCAAAACTTACTCGATTGCTAGCCCCACTGGAAAAAGAAGAGCAAATGTTGATGAAACTTGATTCGATTTTTGATGCTATCGGTATTGACACAGAAAAAGACATTCATCATCTGGCCAGCTATTTCATTCAAGAGACGGATAATGCAAACCAAGAGGGAGCCCCTTTGTTAATCCATCCTAACGAGGTTCCTACTGCCATTCGGACATATGTTGAGCAAAGACAAGGTGCTGACAAAGGGTCCTCTATGCTGAGGTCCAAGGCCTTGATGCTGGGGCAGACACAGGACCACAGTGAGCTGCTAAATGGAGGGTTCTGGGAGAAGATGACTCAAGTGCTCCCTGAGAGTCATGAGAGGGTCTGGACTGCACTACTGGAG GGCCTGGACCGCTACCACAGTGTTCTCCAGGCACGCTCCAGTCTCATAGGAGAGACTGACACTCTGAGACTACAGAATGGAGAGCTGAGGATGCTACTCCATCAGTACATGAGTGCTCGCATCAACCAAGAGCTGGAAATACCTCCCACACTAACTATGCCCATGTAG